Below is a genomic region from Myxococcales bacterium.
GATGCGCAGCACCTCGGTGACGCGGTCCACCGAGATCGTCCGGTAAAAACTGCCGGGAACCGACAGGATCATCGCCAGCAGAAATAGCCCCATGAAGATCATCGGTGTGCTGGCGATCGGCTTGACGCGGCGGAAGACCAGCACTTGCAGGCCGTAAGCGGCCGTCAGCAGCGCCACGCCCAGCAGTGTCAACCGCAACGGCGCCAGTTGCGGGTACATGTCGCCGGGCCGGGCGTAGAGCAGGAACAGGTAGAGCAGCACGCCGTAGTAAGGCTGCGAGAGAATGGCCGCCGTCACCAGCAGCCCCGCGAGGCCGACGATCACGAACAGCGGATCGACCAGCAGCAGCGCCAGGCCGAGCAACAGGCAGGCGCCCAGGGCGAAAAGCCAAGGCGCTTTCGTTCCCAGCAGTTGCCGCCACTTTTGGGGCATTTTGAGCAGCATGCTCATCCCTCCCGCCGCGCCAGCCGCCACAGGATATCGCGTTCACGCTCGTTCAATGCCCGACCAAGAACGATCGCCGCGACGTAAACCGCCGCTCCGACGCCGATGACCAACGCCAGGTTCGCCGAGCGCAGCAACCAGGTCGAGAGCGCCAGCGCGCCCACGGCCGGCAAGGCGCGCCACGGAAAGAAATGCCGGCTGAAACCGCCGAGCGATCGTTGAATCGCCACCGCGAAAATGGCGAGCAGCGTCACTTCGGAAAGAACCGTGGCCAGGGCGGAACCGTAAAAACCCAGCCGGGGAATCAGCGCCAGGTTGGCTAGAATGTTCACGGTCATCGAAGTGACGTTGCCGGCCAGCACCACCCCCAGGCGGTCGGCCGCCGTCAGCGCCCAGCCGAAAGTCATCGTGCCGAACCACAGCCACAAAAACGAGCCCAGCAGCGCCAGCACCGTGCCGCCCGCCGCGTATTTCTCGCCGTAGAACAACGGCACGATGCGCGCGCCGACCAGCAGGCTGCCCACCGAGATCGGCAGCGCGATCATCCAGAAAATCCGCAACGCCGCCGTCAATAGTTCGCGCCAGCGCTCAGGGGAGTCGGCCAGCCCCGCCGACAACGCCGGGTACAAGGCCCGCGTCGTTAAAATGGGCAAGGCGAGCAACAGTTCGAAAAACGCATATCCGCTGCGGTAAAGCCCGACGGAAACCTCGTCGGTCATGCTTTCGAGCATCACCATGTCGACGCGAAAAGTGACGACCCAGACGAAGCCGATCGCCAGAAACGGCACCGCCTGCCGCAGCAGGCGAAGCGACCCCGCCCACCGCGGGCGCAGGCGTAGTCCGGGCAGACGGGCACGCGCCAGCCACAGGGTGAAAGCCGCCGCGAACCAGGCGTTGAACAGGTAGGCGCCAATGATGCCCGGCAAGCCCCAATGCCGCCAGACGACCAGCAGCACCGACAACAGCAGCACCGCCGACCGCGCCAGGGTCGAGATCGCCGCGAAATCCATCCGCTGGTAGCCGTCGAACAGCGCGATCCCCGTCGCGTCCAGCGTGTTGCCCCAGACGATGCCCGCCGCCAGC
It encodes:
- a CDS encoding flippase — translated: AARRGLSVVIAVLVARAMTVDDFGRFGLALALSGIFEVVGNFGLTSLLTRQVATDPAQGGDSFGLVLGVKLWLGLAASAAMIGFGALMGYHDATWWAVVLAAGIVWGNTLDATGIALFDGYQRMDFAAISTLARSAVLLLSVLLVVWRHWGLPGIIGAYLFNAWFAAAFTLWLARARLPGLRLRPRWAGSLRLLRQAVPFLAIGFVWVVTFRVDMVMLESMTDEVSVGLYRSGYAFFELLLALPILTTRALYPALSAGLADSPERWRELLTAALRIFWMIALPISVGSLLVGARIVPLFYGEKYAAGGTVLALLGSFLWLWFGTMTFGWALTAADRLGVVLAGNVTSMTVNILANLALIPRLGFYGSALATVLSEVTLLAIFAVAIQRSLGGFSRHFFPWRALPAVGALALSTWLLRSANLALVIGVGAAVYVAAIVLGRALNERERDILWRLARREG